In Nocardioides marinus, one DNA window encodes the following:
- a CDS encoding oxidoreductase — translation MDTWQPADIPDQTGRTVVVTGPTLGGLGHHTALELARRGARVVLAGRTPRKLDETAVAITDEVPGADVSPLVVDLSDLASVRSAGEGAKALGPIDVLVNNAGVMGVAEQRTFDGLELTMATNHFGPFLLTGLLMPQLIQSGAGRVVTVSSHFHRMARRAPLEDPRAAGGRHRPWAAYARSKLANLLFTLELDRRCRAAEVPVKALAAHPGFAGTHLAANGQYGRSSGGVASILDATIRAVSQSAAAGAQPSLMAATADLPGGTYCGPSGLAEFAGRPQVTLMTRLARDETAAARLWELSEQTTGIRYP, via the coding sequence GTGGACACCTGGCAGCCCGCCGACATCCCCGACCAGACCGGCCGCACGGTCGTCGTCACCGGCCCCACCCTCGGGGGGCTCGGGCACCACACCGCCCTCGAGCTGGCCCGCCGCGGCGCCCGCGTCGTGCTGGCCGGCCGCACCCCGCGCAAGCTCGACGAGACCGCCGTCGCGATCACCGACGAGGTACCCGGGGCCGACGTGTCGCCGCTGGTCGTGGACCTCTCCGACCTGGCCTCGGTCCGGTCGGCCGGCGAGGGCGCGAAGGCGTTGGGCCCCATCGACGTGCTGGTCAACAACGCCGGGGTGATGGGCGTGGCCGAGCAGCGCACCTTCGACGGCCTCGAGCTGACGATGGCCACCAACCACTTCGGCCCGTTCCTGCTGACGGGCCTGCTGATGCCGCAGCTGATCCAGAGCGGCGCCGGTCGCGTGGTCACCGTGTCCTCGCACTTCCACCGGATGGCGCGCCGCGCCCCGTTGGAGGACCCGCGCGCCGCGGGCGGTCGACACCGTCCGTGGGCGGCGTACGCCCGCTCGAAACTGGCCAACCTGCTCTTCACCCTCGAGCTGGACCGCCGTTGCCGTGCCGCCGAGGTGCCGGTCAAGGCGCTCGCCGCGCACCCGGGCTTCGCCGGGACCCACCTGGCGGCGAACGGGCAGTACGGCCGCTCGTCCGGCGGGGTCGCCTCCATCCTCGACGCGACGATCCGCGCGGTGTCGCAGTCCGCCGCGGCCGGCGCCCAGCCCTCGCTGATGGCGGCCACCGCCGACCTGCCCGGTGGCACCTACTGCGGGCCGAGCGGGCTCGCGGAGTTCGCCGGCCGACCCCAGGTCACCCTGATGACCCGGCTGGCCCGCGACGAGACCGCCGCCGCCCGGCTGTGGGAGCTCTCCGAGCAGACCACCGGCATCCGCTACCCCTAG
- a CDS encoding IS481 family transposase, whose protein sequence is MTHANATLTPAGRLRLAQLVVDHDWTYARAAERFSVSITTARRWALRYRESGRAGMVDRSSRPHRCPNQLPRRTERRIVSLRVTRRWGPARIAYHLGQNPSTVHQVLRRYGCPRLKWTDPATGTRIKTSSRDKRRYEHAAPGDLVHVDIKKLGKIPDGGGWRVHGRGSAQDRSAGATRDRAARSGATPSRGYVYLHHAVDDHSRLAYSEILTDERKETAAGFWQRARAYFAEHGIAVSAVLTDNGSCYRSRLWAATLGQDVKHRRTRPYRPQTNGKVERFNRTLLEEWAYACAYTSEADRASAYPEWLHHYNHHRGHTSLKGKSPIDRVPNLPGQNT, encoded by the coding sequence ATGACCCACGCTAACGCCACCCTCACCCCAGCCGGGCGACTGCGTCTGGCCCAGCTCGTCGTCGACCACGACTGGACCTACGCCCGTGCCGCCGAACGGTTCTCCGTCAGCATCACCACCGCCCGCCGCTGGGCCCTGCGTTACCGCGAATCCGGCAGGGCCGGCATGGTCGACCGGTCCTCACGACCGCACCGCTGCCCAAACCAGCTGCCCCGACGAACCGAGCGTCGGATCGTGAGCCTGCGAGTCACCCGGCGCTGGGGACCGGCCCGGATCGCCTACCACCTCGGGCAGAACCCCTCGACCGTCCACCAGGTCCTGCGCCGCTACGGCTGCCCACGGCTGAAGTGGACCGACCCCGCCACCGGCACCCGGATCAAGACCTCCTCGCGGGACAAGCGACGCTACGAGCACGCCGCACCGGGCGATCTGGTCCACGTCGACATCAAGAAGCTCGGCAAGATCCCCGACGGCGGCGGCTGGCGCGTCCACGGCCGCGGATCAGCCCAAGACCGCAGCGCCGGCGCCACACGCGACCGGGCCGCCCGCTCCGGTGCCACACCCTCGCGCGGCTACGTCTACCTCCACCACGCCGTAGACGACCACTCCCGGCTGGCCTACTCCGAGATCCTCACCGACGAACGCAAGGAGACCGCCGCAGGGTTCTGGCAACGCGCCCGCGCCTACTTCGCCGAGCACGGCATCGCGGTCAGCGCCGTCTTGACCGACAACGGCTCCTGCTACCGATCACGGCTCTGGGCCGCGACCCTGGGCCAGGACGTCAAACACCGCCGCACCCGCCCCTACCGGCCCCAGACCAACGGCAAGGTCGAACGCTTCAACCGCACCCTGCTCGAGGAATGGGCCTACGCCTGCGCCTACACCTCAGAAGCCGACCGCGCGTCCGCCTACCCGGAGTGGCTCCATCACTACAATCACCACCGCGGCCACACCAGCCTCAAAGGCAAGTCACCCATCGACCGCGTGCCCAACCTCCCCGGGCAGAACACCTAG
- a CDS encoding crotonase/enoyl-CoA hydratase family protein, with protein MSSPLESRDNSHVTCTVVDGIAHVRLARPEKLNALTLQILDDLAGTARTLRRDRSLRAVVLSGEGDAFCAGLDFAHVLKQPARVVTSFVPRPWRGTNTFQEACWAWRRLPVPVIAAVHGHCLGGGLQIALAADFRVATPDSQWSVLEGKWGIIPDMSGVRSLKELVGIDVAKKLTMTAEVVSGKEAQDLGLVTTLDSDPVAAAMELAEQLKGRSPDQLAAAKRLFDDTWTAGPRYTFFRERVEQAWLLAARNTAVARKAAFARVVPEFGPRGR; from the coding sequence ATGTCCTCCCCGCTCGAGAGCCGCGACAACTCCCACGTGACCTGCACCGTCGTGGACGGCATCGCGCACGTGCGCCTGGCCCGCCCCGAGAAGCTCAACGCGCTGACCCTGCAGATCCTCGACGACCTGGCCGGCACCGCGCGCACCCTGCGCCGCGACCGGAGCCTGCGCGCCGTGGTGCTCTCCGGCGAGGGCGACGCGTTCTGCGCCGGGCTCGACTTCGCGCACGTGCTCAAGCAGCCGGCCCGCGTGGTCACCTCGTTCGTCCCGCGGCCCTGGCGGGGCACCAACACCTTCCAGGAGGCCTGCTGGGCCTGGCGCCGGCTCCCCGTGCCGGTGATCGCCGCCGTCCACGGCCACTGCCTGGGCGGCGGTCTGCAGATCGCCCTGGCCGCCGACTTCCGCGTCGCCACCCCCGACTCGCAGTGGTCGGTGCTCGAGGGCAAGTGGGGGATCATCCCCGACATGTCGGGAGTGCGCTCGCTCAAGGAGCTCGTCGGCATCGACGTCGCCAAGAAGCTCACGATGACCGCGGAGGTGGTCTCGGGTAAGGAGGCGCAGGACCTCGGCCTGGTCACCACCCTCGACTCCGACCCGGTCGCCGCCGCGATGGAGCTGGCCGAGCAGCTCAAGGGCCGCTCGCCCGACCAGCTCGCCGCCGCCAAGCGCCTCTTCGACGACACCTGGACCGCCGGGCCTCGCTACACCTTCTTCCGCGAGCGGGTCGAGCAGGCCTGGCTGCTGGCCGCCCGCAACACCGCGGTCGCCCGCAAGGCCGCCTTCGCCCGGGTCGTGCCCGAGTTCGGACCACGGGGGCGCTGA
- the pgm gene encoding phosphoglucomutase (alpha-D-glucose-1,6-bisphosphate-dependent), with the protein MSHPRAGQPAEPGDLVDVTHLVTAYFADEPDPAEVDQQVAFGTSGHRGSSLHRSFNEAHILATTQAICEYRAAQGYDGPLFLGRDTHALSEPAWVSALEVLAANDVTVLVDSRDGYTPTPAVSHAILRANGARVSTGSTSGGKGGLADGIVVTPSHNPPSDGGFKYNPPHGGPADTDATKVIAARANELLRAGLDGVRRVPFARARAAASAYDFLGAYVDDLPSVVDVAAIRDAGVRIGADPMGGAAVHYWGEIADRHGLDLTVVNPLVDPTWRFMTLDWDGKIRMDCSSPSAMASLIARMTDGGSSYDVATGNDADADRHGIVTPDAGLMNPNHFLAVAIQHLFGGARPDWPDTARIGKTLVSSAMIDRVAAGLGKPLVEVPVGFKWFVPGLLDGSFGFGGEESAGASFLRMDGSAWTTDKDGLLLCLLASEIIARTGRSPSEHYADLVAEHGEPAYARVDAPATREQKAALAALSPSAVTATTLAGEEITGRLTEAPGNGAAIGGLKVTTQSAWFAARPSGTEDVYKIYAESFRGPEHLAQVQEEARAVVSAALG; encoded by the coding sequence ATGAGCCACCCACGTGCCGGACAGCCCGCGGAGCCCGGGGACCTCGTCGACGTCACCCACCTGGTGACGGCCTACTTCGCCGACGAGCCCGACCCGGCCGAGGTCGACCAGCAGGTCGCCTTCGGCACCAGCGGCCACCGCGGCTCCTCGCTGCACCGCTCGTTCAACGAGGCGCACATCCTGGCCACGACCCAGGCGATCTGCGAGTACCGCGCCGCCCAGGGCTACGACGGGCCGCTCTTCCTCGGTCGCGACACCCACGCGCTCTCCGAGCCGGCCTGGGTCTCGGCGCTGGAGGTGCTGGCCGCCAACGACGTCACCGTGCTGGTCGACTCCCGCGACGGCTACACCCCGACCCCCGCGGTCTCGCACGCGATCCTGCGCGCCAACGGGGCACGGGTCTCGACAGGCTCGACCAGCGGCGGGAAGGGCGGGCTGGCCGACGGGATCGTGGTCACCCCGTCCCACAACCCGCCCTCCGACGGCGGCTTCAAGTACAACCCGCCCCACGGCGGGCCCGCCGACACCGACGCGACCAAGGTCATCGCCGCGCGCGCCAACGAGCTGCTGCGCGCCGGACTCGACGGGGTCCGCCGGGTCCCCTTCGCGCGGGCGCGGGCGGCCGCGTCGGCGTACGACTTCCTCGGCGCGTACGTCGACGACCTGCCCTCGGTGGTGGACGTCGCCGCGATCCGTGACGCCGGGGTGCGGATCGGCGCCGACCCGATGGGGGGCGCCGCGGTGCACTACTGGGGCGAGATCGCCGACCGGCACGGGCTGGACCTGACCGTGGTCAACCCGCTGGTCGACCCGACGTGGCGGTTCATGACGCTGGACTGGGACGGCAAGATCCGGATGGACTGCTCGTCGCCTTCGGCGATGGCCTCGCTGATCGCTCGCATGACCGACGGGGGGTCCTCCTACGACGTCGCGACCGGCAACGACGCCGACGCCGACCGGCACGGCATCGTCACCCCCGACGCCGGCCTGATGAACCCCAACCACTTCCTGGCCGTCGCCATCCAGCACCTCTTCGGCGGTGCCCGCCCCGACTGGCCGGACACCGCGCGCATCGGCAAGACGCTGGTCTCCAGCGCGATGATCGACCGGGTCGCGGCCGGGCTGGGGAAGCCGCTGGTCGAGGTGCCGGTGGGCTTCAAGTGGTTCGTGCCCGGGCTGCTGGACGGGTCCTTCGGGTTCGGCGGCGAGGAGTCGGCGGGCGCGTCGTTCCTGCGCATGGACGGCAGCGCGTGGACGACCGACAAGGACGGCCTGCTGCTGTGCCTGCTGGCCTCCGAGATCATCGCCCGCACCGGCCGCTCGCCGTCGGAGCACTACGCCGACCTGGTGGCCGAGCACGGGGAGCCGGCGTACGCCCGCGTCGACGCGCCCGCCACCCGCGAGCAGAAGGCGGCGCTCGCGGCGCTCTCCCCGTCGGCCGTCACCGCGACGACGCTCGCCGGCGAGGAGATCACCGGTCGCCTCACCGAGGCCCCCGGCAACGGTGCCGCGATCGGCGGGCTGAAGGTGACCACGCAGTCGGCGTGGTTCGCCGCGCGCCCGTCGGGCACCGAGGACGTCTACAAGATCTACGCCGAGTCCTTCCGCGGCCCCGAGCACCTCGCGCAGGTGCAGGAGGAGGCCCGCGCGGTGGTCTCGGCGGCGCTGGGCTGA
- a CDS encoding GNAT family N-acetyltransferase, protein MGHPVGLDRDDPAVRAEVVDVVTSRSRHAEPAYVEWHLIDRDYWPGLRLLGVREEGRLIGVGWLGQGTGNTVGWATEHVAVRPEHARRGVGTALHRALTSSLPDGTTQVRGECDDDCDDALPAVRRWGFEPEQLSIRSVLDLTDLRPLPALAGVTFEESPGLRFADQDCVEEVLRVSQTNPEAKRGSVRTLEQLASGMGSGDAAIGLLARVDGAPAALCAGLVADGVFHVFYTGVDPRFRGRGLAVAVKGTAHAVAAAAGARQASTENEEHNHGIRRVNAELGYVRQVGSHRVRLDV, encoded by the coding sequence ATGGGGCATCCGGTGGGCCTGGACCGGGACGACCCGGCCGTGCGCGCCGAGGTCGTCGACGTCGTCACCTCGCGGTCCCGGCACGCGGAGCCGGCGTACGTCGAGTGGCACCTGATCGACCGGGACTACTGGCCGGGCCTGCGACTCCTGGGGGTGCGCGAGGAGGGCCGGCTCATCGGCGTCGGCTGGCTCGGGCAGGGCACCGGCAACACCGTCGGATGGGCCACCGAGCACGTCGCGGTGCGCCCGGAGCACGCACGTCGCGGAGTGGGAACGGCGCTGCACCGGGCCCTGACCAGCTCCCTGCCGGACGGGACGACGCAGGTGCGCGGGGAGTGCGACGACGACTGCGACGACGCGCTGCCCGCCGTACGCCGCTGGGGGTTCGAGCCCGAGCAGCTCTCGATCCGCTCCGTGCTCGACCTGACCGACCTCAGGCCGCTGCCCGCGCTTGCCGGTGTCACGTTCGAGGAGTCGCCCGGCCTCAGGTTCGCCGACCAGGACTGCGTGGAGGAGGTGCTCCGGGTCAGCCAGACCAACCCCGAGGCGAAGCGTGGCTCGGTGCGGACCCTGGAGCAGCTGGCCTCCGGCATGGGGTCCGGCGATGCGGCGATCGGGCTCCTCGCCCGGGTCGACGGCGCCCCTGCCGCTCTCTGCGCGGGGCTGGTCGCCGACGGCGTGTTCCACGTCTTCTACACCGGCGTGGACCCGAGGTTCCGCGGCCGCGGCCTGGCCGTCGCGGTGAAGGGCACGGCGCACGCGGTCGCCGCGGCCGCCGGCGCCCGGCAGGCGAGCACCGAGAACGAGGAGCACAACCACGGCATCCGCAGGGTCAACGCGGAGCTCGGCTACGTACGGCAGGTCGGCAGCCACCGGGTGCGGCTGGACGTCTGA